TTCAGCGATGGAAATACGAGTAGTTTCATCGGCTTTTATAGGTTCCTCTTCTTCTGATTCCTCGTGGTCAGTGTCTCGAGAGGAACTGAAATCCGCTGCATCGACATCTGTATCAGAGTTGACCTGTTTGATCAAAAGAGCGTCAGAGTTCGTCTGTGACAAAGTGCGAGAATCGCCTACATCGTCCTCTTTGGAGTTTGCAGATGCACCGATGACACGCCTTCGTGCACCCATGCAAGACCATGAAGAAAGAGAAGACCGAGTTCGAACAACGGACTGCGCAACATTCTGTGCTTGTTTCATCACAACCTAGGAAGAGAACCAAGAGtaaatttaaaaggaaaaaaatggcaagaaaagaaatcataagtgGTACATTTGAACACAAGACAACACATTTCATTAGTGACCTTTTGAATCTTAAGCAGTTGCCTAAAAGAATCTTTATTTCTACAAAGAACATAATAGTACCTGAGTTTTGCTTGAAACAGGTTCCAGAAGTGCTCCAGCACCGGCAACCCTAGCTCTTGCACCAGATATAGATGGCAGACGAGATCCTAAAGCCGATGCAGAGCGATACACAACATTCAAGAATCTTGTGTGCTGGACTTGATCTCGCAAGTCATTTAGCCACGAAGATGCAGTGACCTGAAAATAACCTCATCTTCATTTTTTACTATTCTTGGTACAACTTGATGGAAAAACTACTACTTTCAGAGAATTAAGAAATGCAACACATGATAGACAAGCGAAACACTAAATGAACAATTAATACAATACCAACGCTGTAAAAACTTTACAAATAGAGGACGGAAACATCAAGGAAATCGCACCCTGGTTACTTGACCAGTTTGTACAAATGCATAAATTATTTAAGGCGGAATATGATAGAAGTTTAGTGGTTCTAACTTCTACGTTTTcagaataaatatattttgacaTAACCAGACAGATTATAGAGAAGTTAAACTTTGTGAGATATTATTACACTGGCAAAGAGGTATAACCTTACAACAAAGAAAGTAAATAATGTACAAGCTCAAACATGTGAAGAGTGTGTGGGTTCTTAACCATAATATACCTGAATATTAATAACACTACAAAAGATACTAACCATATGCATATTAACTGAGAAGTCAAATTTAGGTTCAATCCACATTCATGGAAGTACCTCTGATCGAAGCTCGTCGATTGATGCAGTTGAGAAGGTGGGAACCAAGTCAGAACCATTGATAACTGTAGTAATGAATTGTTTTCCTGACTCCGCAAGATCCCATGTCATGCAAGCAGCTAAGAGAAAAAGATTTACTATTAGCAATCAAGAAGCCTGGCTTCATGCATACTTGGTTTGGCAAACAACACTTATTAGTGACCAACTAATTGCACTTAGCAAGCTTTTATTGTGGTTAGAAACCAAATAAGGGCACTTGATGGTGCGGGAAAACAAATAATCAGCATGACAAGCTTGCAACAGGATTTTGCTACTCACAAGAAAATTTAAGTAGCTACTTAAACTATCATTGCTTAAGGAAAGCAAAGGATGTAGTTAGGTTCAGTTAGAAAAGATACTTAAGTCATGGATTTCAATAAAGAAAGTATCAGAATACAGCAATGCCACTAGTAACCTAAACTGATGGTTAACTAAGAGTAGTCATAAatgaagcatttttttttttaattacaaaaacaaaagagaatgagATGATTAAACTAAAATCCAAAGAATGCAAACAAGAAGATACATACCTGGAGCAAATGCAACACAAGTACTAGAACAGAATTCTTTATGTTCCCTGAGAATATATGCCAACAGAGCAGCAGTTCCACCACCAAGAGAATGCCCAACAATCTACACATCCACAACAACTATGATGAATGCCAGAACAAAGCAGAAGACCAAATTCATGatatatggataaatcaaatgaaaaagagTTAGGTCActcaaatttataaatgtaCAAAATGGCAATGAAGGAGAAATAGGAACTCAAGCATAGACTTGTCAAGAATGTAGACAAAAGTGAAGTCGTACCTTAATACTATAGTCTGGATGCTGACTAAGTGCTTTATGGAGGACAGGAGTAGTACGCTTGGCAATACAATGAGCTGCAGCAACCATCCCACAATGTGCATATCCTAAGACTAAATTGCTTACTCCCCCTTCATCTAAAACTGAATGGTGAAAAGGTACAACAGCACCCGTTGCAGCAGTCAATGTGTCCTTAATGCTATGAGTCCCTCGAATTATAAGAAGAAAACATTTTGATCTTTCATCGCGTATGATAGTGAATGCAGGTTTCAGAAGCTGCAAAGAGCTCACAAGGATGTCAAAGAATCAAtaacacaaaaatgaaaaatcacaaTGCTTTTTAAACAAAGAACAAACACATCTAGCAACCATTAATCAAGACCAAGATAAAGACACTATAGTACTTACGCACCCCCGCCTTAGCCTCTTGAAGAAGAACATCTGCTTGTGAATAGCCAGCAGtttccaaaaacaaataaaatggtTTCTTCGAGAAAAGCAAACAAAGGTTTAATAATCTCAAGAGATGAATCAACTCCAACATAATCCCCGGGCCGTTTAACTGTACACAATCACTTCCAGCATATACTCTAGCAACATGAAGATTTCCCTGCAAAATCACACACGATTCTACAATGTGAGACAAAGATCTTCATGGTCTATACAAGCACATCATTCACTGGAAACAATCAAAACtcttaacaaaattaatgtGTGGGAGACCACCAGGGATCAGCTAATTAGCGGAGAAATCACTTAGTCCTTGACTAAGTAATATATAAATCGATTATATTGAGGGATTAGCTGAACTCCAAGCAATAAAATGTTCATCCTAAGAGATAATTCACacagaaaacaaagaaataaaaaaaagttgaaaatctactagaaattaaaaaaaccgaactttctaaataaaattgatcaaaATCACGACTTTTTCACTAAAATCAATAAGAAATAGATAACCAATTGTGACGAAAAAGAACATAgatcaaaatgagaaaaattcaCTGACCTGGCGCCTCATGAGGTACTTGATCCCAAACGCCAGATCTCCAATCGGCCACTTCCCAAGCGTCTCCGCGTACGCAAACCGCAGCGTCTCCGCCAGAGTGGACGCAGCCTCCCGCCATGTCGCCGGCGCCTGAGCTGGCCGCCGCAGCGCCACCCTCCGTCTTCCCGCCTTCCCGGGCTTCGAGACATCCTCCACGTCCCGAGCCGATAGTCGCCGGCTCAGGACAAAGTAGAGCAACATCGCCACCCCCGCCGCCGTGGCCATCGTCGCCGTCGCCATGGCCTCTGGATCGAGATCGAAACCCTAGAATCAGAGAATGGGGGAATTCTCCATTGAATTCGAGAAATTTGggaaattttaagtttttttagaaTTCGTAACTTGGAGTTGGAGAAGAAAGAGGTAAAATTTGCAGCAAGACcctcagttttttttaatattcacaaagttgctcaatttttttatttttttatttttttgcaaattgaccctttactttaattttttttttcaagatgcCAAATATAATAGccctttaaatttttaataataataataataatataatagttAGGTAGATAAAGTTTATCTCTTGATGACAAATAAAGAAATTGTTTTAgaatttcttgaatttattTGTTGCAATTTGCTTAGATTTTGAGGTTCCTTCTGAAATATTCCCTTTAGGCAAAAGAAGATTGGAATATTGCTTCtactttttcataaataaaaaataataataaaatgttattctatattctcatttttattttttgaactaattaaataattgaaatttatggtttttattttaccATTTTGGGCAAAATGTGACTTTTACTTTCAAActaataaatttattcattttaataataataaattaaatggaCATGACAACCATAATCACATTATTGTATTATGACTAATGATagaatcatttaaaaatttagaattttggttaaaaaaaaacttaatgaatatatataaagaattga
The DNA window shown above is from Dioscorea cayenensis subsp. rotundata cultivar TDr96_F1 chromosome 12, TDr96_F1_v2_PseudoChromosome.rev07_lg8_w22 25.fasta, whole genome shotgun sequence and carries:
- the LOC120273972 gene encoding uncharacterized protein LOC120273972 translates to MATATMATAAGVAMLLYFVLSRRLSARDVEDVSKPGKAGRRRVALRRPAQAPATWREAASTLAETLRFAYAETLGKWPIGDLAFGIKYLMRRQGNLHVARVYAGSDCVQLNGPGIMLELIHLLRLLNLCLLFSKKPFYLFLETAGYSQADVLLQEAKAGLLKPAFTIIRDERSKCFLLIIRGTHSIKDTLTAATGAVVPFHHSVLDEGGVSNLVLGYAHCGMVAAAHCIAKRTTPVLHKALSQHPDYSIKIVGHSLGGGTAALLAYILREHKEFCSSTCVAFAPAACMTWDLAESGKQFITTVINGSDLVPTFSTASIDELRSEVTASSWLNDLRDQVQHTRFLNVVYRSASALGSRLPSISGARARVAGAGALLEPVSSKTQVVMKQAQNVAQSVVRTRSSLSSWSCMGARRRVIGASANSKEDDVGDSRTLSQTNSDALLIKQVNSDTDVDAADFSSSRDTDHEESEEEEPIKADETTRISIAEEMTDGELWFELEKELHRREQTDKQVRDEEAAAAKEITEEENIVLMEAVENKQPMSSDDLERHQFFPPGKIMHMVAMPSIDPNTGEEVSADDNVGIYETPRNLYSKIRLSRTMINDHYMPMYKKMMELLIEKLEKDECEDAVDNNTTREL